A genomic stretch from Bifidobacterium sp. ESL0769 includes:
- a CDS encoding carbohydrate ABC transporter permease, with protein MSEKTQAKATSNAKVSRAHETREQREQRKEHKEYQRGRWAIYLFLGIVIICQLLPFYLAITTSLKPADDMTSALIPRTADLAWSNWSAAITEGGILKSVINSIIVTVCTTLLVCVLGAAAAYPLARRQTRFNGLVSAFILSMMMIPPLSILVPLYTFLVNINAANTYWGIILVLTATNLPLAVFLYTAFIKAIPPAIDEAGTIDGANKLQVFGKLILPMLKPVTATVVIMTGSTVWNDYALSSYILTDPAKQTIAPRVASFFSANTNNLGIAAAAALIAAVPMVVAYMFLQKYFIAGMVAGSVK; from the coding sequence ATGAGCGAGAAAACACAAGCGAAGGCAACGTCGAATGCGAAGGTTTCGCGCGCCCATGAAACGCGTGAGCAGCGTGAACAACGCAAGGAACATAAGGAATACCAGCGCGGACGTTGGGCGATTTACCTCTTCCTAGGTATTGTCATTATCTGCCAGCTATTGCCGTTCTATCTGGCAATAACCACTTCTCTGAAACCTGCGGATGACATGACTTCCGCGCTTATTCCGCGTACTGCGGATTTGGCGTGGAGCAACTGGTCCGCGGCCATCACTGAAGGCGGCATTCTTAAATCAGTTATCAACAGCATCATCGTCACCGTCTGCACCACACTGCTGGTTTGCGTGCTTGGCGCGGCTGCTGCCTACCCTTTGGCGAGAAGGCAGACCCGGTTCAACGGTTTGGTATCGGCGTTCATCCTTTCGATGATGATGATTCCGCCGCTTTCCATTCTGGTGCCGCTCTATACCTTCCTAGTCAACATCAACGCCGCGAATACGTATTGGGGCATTATTCTGGTGCTTACCGCCACGAACCTGCCACTTGCCGTATTCCTCTACACGGCGTTCATCAAGGCGATTCCGCCCGCCATCGACGAAGCGGGAACGATTGATGGCGCCAACAAGCTGCAGGTCTTTGGCAAGCTCATCCTCCCGATGTTGAAGCCGGTGACGGCCACTGTGGTCATCATGACCGGCTCGACGGTCTGGAACGACTACGCGCTTTCCAGCTACATCTTGACCGATCCGGCCAAGCAGACCATAGCCCCGCGTGTGGCTTCGTTCTTCTCGGCGAATACCAACAATCTCGGTATTGCAGCTGCGGCCGCGCTGATCGCTGCAGTGCCTATGGTCGTGGCCTACATGTTCCTGCAGAAGTATTTCATCGCCGGCATGGTTGCAGGTTCGGTGAAATGA
- a CDS encoding FAD-dependent oxidoreductase: MKQQDDLYDVVVIGGGPAGLTAGLYLARARYRVLILEKEEYGGQITITNEVVNYPGIARIDGRTLTETMRQQAEDFGAEFMAADATGIDVHGDIKTVHTNRGDLKTFGILVATGANPRKIGFQGEAEYAGRGISYCATCDGEFFNGMEVVVVGGGFSAAEESVFLTKYASKVTILVRGSDFTCDASVSNEAKNDPNIEIHYNTEMKSVSAGEGGLVSAVFHNRKTGEDTEWKPSKGKNFGVFVFAGYVPQTDILKGVIDLDERGYVITHDYLETSAAGVYAAGDLREKNLRQVVTAVSDGAVAGVELERYAKDLSEKTGLVPPRPTSSNYEKREVEQARKAANSGTSPAPAAAADVAGGNGQAAGPVKTSGFFDDAIRKQLDVVFGRMSQPLVLELSLDKTKLSQELKGFIDELVSLSSGKLTSVVAPAPGKGEEDAEGRAKFDVEEVMPMARPCVRLCKVGSDGSPQPTGLAFHGVPSGHEFNSFVLALYNAAGPGQSVDNDTQQRIEKLDADSGTTDVMVLVSLTCTMCPTTVLSAQRIAAGNPKVKAEAYDISHFPELQKQYGAMSVPCIVVNKTELDGTTSQKIEFGKKTVSQMLDLIDEA; this comes from the coding sequence ATGAAGCAACAAGACGATTTGTATGACGTTGTAGTGATCGGCGGAGGTCCTGCAGGGCTTACCGCTGGTCTCTATCTGGCGCGTGCTCGGTATCGTGTGCTTATTCTCGAAAAGGAAGAGTACGGCGGGCAGATCACCATCACCAACGAGGTGGTCAATTATCCTGGTATCGCCAGAATCGACGGACGCACGCTGACCGAAACCATGCGTCAACAGGCGGAGGATTTCGGTGCCGAATTTATGGCCGCCGATGCCACTGGGATTGACGTTCATGGCGATATCAAGACCGTGCATACCAACCGCGGCGACCTCAAAACCTTCGGTATTTTGGTGGCTACCGGCGCCAACCCGCGCAAAATCGGCTTCCAGGGCGAGGCCGAATACGCCGGCCGTGGCATTTCCTACTGCGCGACCTGCGACGGCGAATTCTTCAACGGTATGGAGGTCGTCGTCGTTGGCGGTGGCTTCTCGGCGGCCGAGGAATCCGTGTTCCTCACCAAATACGCCAGTAAAGTCACGATTCTGGTGCGCGGCAGCGATTTCACCTGCGACGCGTCCGTTTCCAACGAGGCCAAGAACGACCCCAATATCGAGATTCATTACAACACCGAGATGAAGTCGGTTTCGGCCGGCGAAGGTGGCTTGGTGAGCGCCGTGTTCCACAACCGCAAAACCGGCGAGGACACGGAATGGAAGCCGAGCAAAGGCAAGAATTTCGGCGTTTTCGTTTTCGCGGGTTATGTGCCGCAGACCGACATCCTCAAGGGTGTCATCGATCTTGACGAGCGCGGATACGTTATTACGCACGATTATCTCGAGACTTCCGCCGCTGGGGTGTACGCTGCCGGCGATCTGCGCGAGAAGAACCTGCGCCAAGTGGTCACCGCCGTTTCCGACGGTGCCGTCGCGGGCGTGGAACTTGAGCGTTACGCCAAGGATCTGAGCGAGAAAACCGGCCTTGTACCGCCGCGTCCAACCAGTTCGAACTACGAGAAGCGTGAGGTCGAACAGGCTAGAAAAGCCGCCAATTCCGGCACTTCCCCGGCCCCGGCTGCCGCGGCTGATGTTGCTGGTGGCAATGGTCAAGCTGCTGGCCCGGTCAAGACCTCCGGGTTCTTTGACGATGCCATTCGCAAGCAGCTCGATGTGGTCTTCGGGCGCATGAGCCAGCCGTTGGTGCTCGAACTTTCGCTCGACAAGACCAAGCTTTCTCAGGAGCTCAAGGGCTTCATTGACGAGCTGGTTTCATTGAGCAGCGGAAAGCTTACTTCCGTCGTTGCGCCTGCGCCCGGCAAGGGCGAGGAAGATGCGGAAGGCCGCGCCAAGTTCGACGTCGAAGAAGTGATGCCGATGGCTCGTCCTTGCGTACGTCTGTGCAAGGTGGGCTCTGACGGATCACCGCAACCTACGGGACTTGCGTTCCACGGTGTTCCCAGCGGCCACGAGTTCAACTCGTTCGTGCTGGCACTCTACAATGCGGCCGGCCCTGGCCAGTCCGTCGACAACGATACCCAGCAGCGCATCGAAAAGCTCGACGCAGACAGCGGCACCACCGATGTGATGGTGCTCGTTTCGCTGACCTGCACGATGTGCCCGACCACGGTGCTTTCTGCCCAGCGCATCGCCGCCGGCAATCCGAAGGTGAAGGCCGAGGCGTACGATATTTCGCACTTCCCCGAGCTGCAGAAGCAGTACGGCGCGATGAGCGTTCCCTGCATCGTTGTCAACAAGACTGAGCTTGACGGCACGACCTCGCAAAAGATCGAGTTCGGCAAGAAGACGGTCTCGCAAATGCTGGATCTTATCGACGAAGCATAG
- a CDS encoding redoxin domain-containing protein yields the protein MTMLQHELTDFTANIYQDNKFSKLTKADVLGHWSLIFFYPNDFSFVCPTELEDLADHYEDFKKAGCEIYGVSHDTEFVHKAWHEANEKIAKIQFPMVADPTNQLSRDLDSYDEVNGQAERGDFILSPEGKVVAYEVISSNVGRNAEEILRRVEASQFVYEHGDQVCPAKWEPGDETIAPSLDLVGQL from the coding sequence ATGACCATGCTTCAACACGAATTGACCGATTTCACGGCCAACATCTATCAGGACAACAAGTTCAGCAAGCTCACCAAGGCGGATGTGCTCGGCCATTGGTCCCTGATTTTCTTCTATCCCAACGATTTCAGTTTCGTCTGCCCGACTGAGCTTGAGGATCTCGCCGACCATTACGAAGACTTCAAGAAGGCCGGCTGCGAGATCTACGGCGTTTCGCACGACACCGAGTTCGTCCACAAGGCCTGGCACGAGGCTAACGAGAAGATCGCGAAGATCCAGTTCCCGATGGTCGCCGACCCGACTAACCAGCTTTCCCGCGATCTCGACAGCTACGACGAAGTCAACGGTCAGGCCGAGCGCGGCGATTTCATTCTGAGCCCTGAGGGCAAGGTTGTGGCCTACGAGGTCATTTCCTCCAATGTCGGCCGTAACGCGGAAGAGATTCTGCGCCGCGTCGAGGCCTCGCAGTTCGTTTACGAGCACGGTGACCAGGTCTGCCCTGCGAAGTGGGAGCCTGGCGACGAGACCATCGCCCCGAGCCTCGACCTCGTCGGCCAGCTCTGA
- a CDS encoding alpha-galactosidase has protein sequence MLFPSATSPQWPLTRLVMADSSVGDDLPDVIAVFAGRDAGAFGQAVDQDPRPRTLLVEHALNVFTRPGLRGQRMSGDILTDGGNGSDDADASDDLKAGRAWSPRFKISKPATVSDDVLRYEARDDDAGLALATEVEALKGGSLRIRHTLTNAASGLYMLEGLDVHVPLGDDMTEFLDFCGRHERERQPQRHQVADGMWLREFRKGKPGYAGPLIVAGTQGFDFRHGSVLMVQVSWSGNSTIAVDRDDEQSVGINAGELLLPGEIVLAKGESYTTPWVMVTASNEGLDGAAQSIHAWERSLTTHPRTQPMTLNVWEAVTFHHDFSKLKRLAKIAADIGVERYVLDDGWFHLRRDDRAGLGDWWVDPDVWPDGLKPLSDYVRGLGMEFGLWIELEMINPNSDLYRKHPDWIMQASNRTPIEQRHQLVLDLTNPQAFDYVFAGISKVISETGVDYIKWDHNRFLLEAGSNLRGGAPAVHAQTEAFYRLLDKLRAAFPDIEWESCASGGGRIDTGIVEKVSRFWCSDMTDAMSRQKIQRWTAQTVAPEYIGAHISQPCSQQTERTLSLAFRAATAVFFSFGIEWDLTQANETDLKELATWIAWYKDNRDFLHSGKFVRLDLADSAVLGYGVVADDGSHAIIEHVQYDESRSNRGIYLRIPELDESAQYKVRWTALPQLSAPLESFDAYGPLGDVAVSGQYLMMVGVRIPRCRPETERIFEIVKQ, from the coding sequence ATGTTGTTCCCATCCGCCACTTCCCCACAGTGGCCCTTGACCCGCTTGGTCATGGCCGATAGCTCTGTCGGCGACGATTTGCCCGATGTCATCGCTGTTTTCGCGGGTCGTGATGCCGGTGCGTTTGGGCAGGCTGTTGACCAGGACCCGCGTCCGCGCACGTTGTTGGTTGAGCACGCGTTGAATGTGTTCACTCGTCCTGGTTTGCGGGGGCAGCGGATGAGCGGCGACATTTTAACGGATGGAGGGAATGGGAGCGATGATGCAGATGCCAGCGATGATCTGAAAGCCGGGCGTGCCTGGTCGCCTCGATTCAAGATAAGTAAGCCGGCGACAGTTTCCGATGATGTGTTGCGCTATGAAGCGCGCGACGATGACGCAGGGCTTGCGCTCGCAACCGAAGTGGAGGCGCTGAAGGGCGGTTCACTGCGGATCCGCCATACGCTTACCAACGCTGCTTCTGGTCTTTATATGCTTGAAGGCCTTGATGTCCATGTTCCGCTTGGTGATGATATGACCGAGTTCCTTGATTTCTGCGGGCGACATGAGCGTGAGCGGCAGCCGCAGCGGCACCAAGTCGCCGATGGCATGTGGCTGCGCGAATTCCGCAAGGGTAAGCCCGGATACGCTGGCCCGCTGATTGTGGCTGGTACGCAAGGGTTCGATTTCCGTCATGGATCGGTCTTGATGGTACAGGTCTCTTGGAGCGGCAATTCCACTATCGCCGTTGATCGAGACGACGAACAGAGCGTTGGCATCAACGCTGGCGAGCTGCTGCTTCCTGGCGAAATCGTGCTCGCGAAGGGTGAGAGCTATACCACGCCGTGGGTAATGGTGACGGCTTCGAATGAAGGCCTCGACGGTGCTGCGCAAAGTATCCACGCTTGGGAACGTTCTTTGACGACGCATCCTAGGACTCAACCCATGACGCTCAATGTGTGGGAAGCGGTTACGTTCCATCATGATTTCTCCAAGCTCAAAAGGCTGGCGAAGATTGCCGCCGACATCGGTGTCGAACGCTACGTGCTCGATGACGGATGGTTCCATCTACGTCGTGATGACCGTGCCGGCCTCGGGGATTGGTGGGTTGACCCTGACGTTTGGCCCGATGGGCTCAAGCCGCTTTCCGATTATGTGCGCGGGCTTGGCATGGAATTCGGGCTGTGGATTGAGCTGGAGATGATCAACCCGAATTCTGACCTGTACCGCAAGCACCCGGATTGGATCATGCAGGCAAGCAACCGCACGCCGATTGAGCAGCGTCACCAGTTGGTACTCGATTTGACGAATCCACAGGCATTCGATTATGTGTTTGCCGGAATTTCCAAGGTTATTTCGGAAACTGGCGTGGACTATATCAAGTGGGATCATAACCGTTTCCTGCTGGAAGCGGGCTCGAATCTACGCGGCGGAGCCCCGGCGGTGCACGCTCAGACGGAAGCCTTCTATCGCTTGCTCGACAAATTGCGTGCGGCATTCCCCGATATCGAATGGGAATCCTGCGCTTCCGGTGGCGGCCGCATCGATACGGGAATCGTCGAGAAAGTGTCGCGTTTCTGGTGCTCGGATATGACAGATGCCATGAGCCGGCAGAAGATTCAGCGTTGGACGGCACAAACCGTCGCTCCTGAATATATCGGGGCACACATCTCCCAACCGTGTTCCCAGCAGACCGAGCGCACGCTGAGCCTTGCTTTCCGTGCCGCCACCGCCGTGTTCTTCTCCTTCGGCATCGAATGGGATCTGACGCAGGCGAACGAGACCGATTTGAAGGAGCTTGCGACTTGGATCGCTTGGTATAAAGACAATCGCGATTTCCTGCATTCCGGCAAATTCGTGCGCTTGGACCTCGCCGATTCCGCGGTTCTGGGATATGGGGTGGTCGCTGACGACGGTTCGCATGCCATTATCGAGCATGTGCAATATGACGAATCGCGCTCGAACCGCGGCATTTATCTGCGTATTCCCGAGCTCGACGAGAGCGCGCAATATAAGGTTCGTTGGACAGCTCTTCCCCAGCTTTCGGCTCCGCTCGAGTCTTTCGATGCCTACGGGCCATTGGGCGATGTCGCGGTTTCCGGCCAATACCTGATGATGGTGGGTGTGCGCATCCCTCGTTGCCGCCCCGAGACTGAGCGCATTTTCGAAATCGTAAAGCAGTAA
- a CDS encoding carbonic anhydrase yields the protein MLQGNARFASGQAEHPWQDKETRESLIDGQQPDAAVLSCSDSRVPPEIIFDQGLGDMFTVRTAGQTLDDAVIASLEYAVTHLGVSVLVVLGHEHCGAVASAVAELDVIASGSDIDLGAAFAAEVTDSEIIDPAADDDDHPTEDNDADSGTDNPDDSEFVRDSAARTGMDADDVFDKMEELVAASESVLVRSVGASILAAQEATLSDTDDFERVHIARTIEALVDRSTVIQEALAAQRLSIVGARYQLTTGKVEVLSF from the coding sequence ATGCTGCAGGGCAACGCGCGCTTCGCTTCCGGGCAAGCCGAGCATCCTTGGCAGGACAAGGAAACAAGGGAATCGCTGATCGACGGGCAGCAGCCGGATGCGGCAGTGCTTTCGTGTTCGGATTCGCGGGTTCCGCCGGAAATCATTTTCGATCAGGGGTTGGGCGATATGTTCACCGTGCGCACGGCCGGACAGACGTTGGATGACGCCGTTATCGCCTCGCTGGAGTATGCCGTGACGCACTTGGGCGTCAGCGTTCTGGTTGTGCTCGGGCATGAGCATTGCGGAGCTGTTGCGAGCGCCGTCGCGGAACTTGACGTCATCGCCTCCGGTTCAGACATCGACCTGGGCGCCGCCTTTGCCGCTGAAGTCACCGATTCCGAAATAATCGATCCGGCGGCAGACGATGATGACCATCCAACAGAAGACAATGACGCTGACTCCGGCACCGACAATCCGGACGACTCTGAATTCGTCAGAGATTCAGCTGCGCGTACCGGCATGGATGCCGATGACGTGTTCGACAAGATGGAGGAACTGGTCGCGGCCTCCGAATCCGTGCTCGTACGCTCAGTCGGCGCTTCTATTTTGGCAGCGCAGGAAGCCACGTTAAGCGACACCGACGATTTCGAACGCGTCCACATCGCCCGCACCATCGAAGCACTGGTCGACCGCTCGACCGTCATCCAAGAGGCATTGGCCGCACAGCGTCTCTCCATTGTCGGCGCCCGTTACCAGCTGACCACCGGCAAGGTCGAAGTGCTCTCATTCTGA
- a CDS encoding sugar ABC transporter permease: MTSEKSRQTEMAGPSADAAEPLPRPKSRNNGSRRRFRGAAVNLFYLPVVIVLVVFIIYPLISGIALSLTNWDGYNATKTFVGLANYKRIFSDGNFGTILINTFIYGIGSTVIQQVLGLALALLLNAKIHGKMLIRAIIYLPALVAPVVMGIMYYFIFQYQQGALNQILVWLGLPKVAWFNNAHFSVAIIVLVNSIQFVGVSMIIYLSGLQTMDQEVLEAAEVDGAYGWKKFWNVQLPLLAPSFTTSVVLNLIGGLKLYDIIKVLTGGGPGYSTNSLSTYIGTVYFDNQAAGYASAIGVVLFVLIALVTFAVNKGLAKLEWE; the protein is encoded by the coding sequence GTGACTAGCGAAAAATCTCGGCAAACTGAGATGGCTGGTCCGTCAGCGGACGCCGCGGAACCGTTGCCTAGGCCGAAGAGCCGAAACAACGGTTCGCGGCGGCGGTTCCGCGGCGCGGCTGTCAATCTTTTCTACCTGCCCGTTGTAATTGTCCTGGTAGTTTTCATCATCTACCCACTGATTTCGGGCATTGCTCTCTCGCTGACCAATTGGGACGGCTATAACGCGACAAAAACCTTTGTCGGTCTGGCTAACTACAAACGAATCTTCAGCGATGGCAACTTCGGTACCATTCTCATCAACACGTTCATCTACGGTATCGGCAGCACGGTGATTCAGCAGGTTTTGGGCCTGGCGCTCGCGTTGCTGCTCAATGCCAAGATTCACGGTAAAATGCTGATTCGCGCCATTATCTACCTGCCGGCGTTGGTTGCTCCTGTGGTGATGGGTATTATGTATTACTTCATCTTCCAGTATCAGCAAGGTGCATTGAATCAGATTCTGGTCTGGTTGGGCCTGCCGAAAGTGGCATGGTTCAACAACGCGCACTTCTCTGTGGCGATTATCGTGCTCGTAAACTCCATCCAGTTCGTCGGTGTCTCGATGATTATCTACCTTTCCGGCCTGCAGACTATGGACCAGGAAGTGCTTGAAGCCGCCGAAGTCGACGGTGCTTATGGCTGGAAGAAATTCTGGAACGTCCAGCTGCCGCTTCTGGCGCCCTCGTTCACCACCAGTGTGGTGTTGAACCTCATCGGCGGCCTGAAGCTTTACGACATCATCAAGGTGTTGACTGGCGGAGGCCCAGGCTATTCCACCAACTCGCTTTCCACCTATATCGGCACGGTTTACTTCGATAACCAAGCCGCCGGTTACGCTTCGGCAATCGGTGTGGTCCTGTTCGTCCTCATTGCGTTGGTCACGTTTGCAGTTAACAAAGGCCTTGCCAAGTTGGAATGGGAGTGA
- a CDS encoding Fic family protein, with amino-acid sequence MKYNDIATEFHASSTTQQPVEFAEQEYQRRLRLPSAFSTDIVLDGRHKVFAVLSQESIMLIDDILRRETHVEQTWNELPGVAKDAYMKGLLTEELLSTNQMEGIRSTRQEVATALQSVKNPASHTRFSEFAKLYTAIYTDESLQLPKTLSAIRSIYDKVVDGELADEDEPDGKLFRKGYVGVHDTATGREIHRGISGEENIQSALTQMLAFVRQDDVPSLLKAIICHDVFEYIHPFYDGNGRTGRFLLALQLREYLSAPTALSLSPVIAENKLEYYKSLEGAQKKINCSETSFFVCQMLRFIQTAQHQLDENLSEKNSALQIAGDKEDQYIQTENLDITSDRILYILIQQHLFQSGKPTLTKAEIAQTLGIGMSKTDNRLKNLEKRELISTVGKRPIYYELSGKACELFGIN; translated from the coding sequence ATGAAATATAACGATATCGCTACGGAATTCCATGCAAGCTCGACAACGCAACAGCCTGTCGAATTCGCCGAGCAGGAATACCAACGCCGTTTGCGGCTCCCTTCCGCTTTCTCAACCGACATTGTGCTTGACGGGCGGCATAAGGTCTTCGCTGTCCTGTCTCAAGAATCGATCATGCTTATCGACGACATCCTGCGCCGCGAAACCCATGTCGAGCAAACGTGGAACGAGCTGCCGGGCGTAGCTAAAGATGCCTATATGAAAGGTCTACTAACTGAGGAACTGCTGAGTACCAACCAGATGGAGGGGATACGTTCGACACGTCAAGAAGTCGCCACAGCCTTGCAATCCGTTAAGAACCCTGCCTCGCACACGAGATTCAGTGAATTCGCCAAGCTCTATACGGCCATCTACACCGACGAATCTCTGCAGCTCCCGAAAACGCTAAGCGCCATCCGCAGCATCTACGACAAAGTCGTGGATGGCGAGCTAGCGGACGAAGACGAACCAGACGGCAAATTGTTCCGCAAAGGCTACGTCGGCGTCCACGATACGGCAACCGGCCGGGAGATACATCGCGGCATATCAGGCGAAGAGAACATTCAATCCGCACTTACCCAAATGCTCGCGTTCGTACGCCAAGACGACGTGCCCTCACTGCTCAAAGCGATTATCTGTCACGATGTCTTCGAATACATCCACCCGTTCTATGACGGCAACGGAAGGACGGGAAGGTTCCTTCTCGCACTACAATTGCGTGAATATCTTTCCGCACCCACTGCACTCTCGCTAAGTCCGGTAATCGCCGAAAACAAGCTGGAGTATTACAAGTCGCTTGAAGGAGCCCAGAAAAAGATAAACTGCTCGGAGACCTCATTCTTTGTGTGCCAGATGCTTCGGTTCATCCAAACCGCCCAACATCAGCTCGATGAAAATCTGAGCGAAAAAAATTCAGCCCTGCAAATTGCCGGCGACAAGGAAGATCAGTACATACAAACCGAAAATCTGGACATAACGTCAGATCGCATACTTTACATACTGATCCAGCAACACCTTTTCCAATCTGGAAAGCCTACTCTGACCAAAGCGGAAATCGCGCAAACTCTGGGTATCGGCATGTCAAAAACCGATAACCGGTTGAAGAATCTTGAGAAACGAGAACTCATATCTACCGTCGGCAAACGGCCGATATATTATGAACTTTCTGGCAAAGCGTGCGAATTATTTGGCATAAATTGA